Proteins co-encoded in one Nostoc sp. C052 genomic window:
- a CDS encoding YciI family protein — MKVMVFVKATQDSETGVMPSEQLLTEMGQYNEELARAGILLAAEGLHPSSKGVRVHFSGSDRTVTQGPFTPAPELVAGYWLWQVNSMSEAVAWVKRCPNPMPGDSEIEIRPVFEAEDFGEVLTPALREQEDRIRAQLETQQQE; from the coding sequence TGTCAAAGCAACCCAAGACTCCGAAACTGGGGTTATGCCGAGCGAACAGCTTTTAACTGAAATGGGGCAGTACAACGAAGAATTAGCCAGAGCGGGTATCTTGCTCGCCGCTGAGGGGTTGCATCCTAGCTCAAAAGGGGTGCGAGTTCACTTTTCAGGAAGCGATCGCACCGTCACCCAGGGACCTTTCACTCCAGCGCCGGAGCTAGTGGCAGGGTACTGGCTGTGGCAGGTGAACTCAATGTCCGAGGCAGTTGCTTGGGTAAAGCGCTGCCCTAACCCTATGCCAGGAGACTCCGAGATTGAGATTCGTCCCGTATTCGAGGCAGAGGATTTTGGTGAAGTCCTGACACCCGCTTTAAGGGAGCAGGAAGACCGCATTCGCGCTCAACTTGAAACGCAGCAGCAAGAGTAA